The following coding sequences lie in one Kitasatospora azatica KCTC 9699 genomic window:
- a CDS encoding ABC transporter ATP-binding protein, translating to MLEAHALRSGYHGGTVLQGVDLTVSQGSVHAVLGHNGAGKTTLLHTLAGQLPVRSGRIALDGTDLTRRPAHRRARAGIGLVPQGRRVFASLTVAEHLKLAHRRRTAAWTPARVLALLPRLAERLQQRADRLSGGEQQMLAIARALLTGPRVLLLDEPTEGLAPTIAADVLELAAQLAADGLAVLLAAPRPAEVLALADQVTVLSAGRVTVALDGAAARTDPGRVLDALS from the coding sequence ATGCTGGAAGCGCACGCCCTGCGGTCCGGCTACCACGGCGGCACGGTGCTGCAGGGAGTCGACCTGACGGTCAGTCAAGGATCGGTGCACGCCGTGCTCGGGCACAACGGCGCCGGCAAGACCACCCTGCTGCACACGCTGGCCGGCCAACTCCCGGTCCGCTCCGGCCGGATCGCCCTGGACGGCACCGACCTCACCCGCCGACCGGCCCACCGCCGGGCCCGCGCCGGCATCGGCCTGGTCCCGCAGGGCCGCCGGGTCTTCGCCTCGCTGACCGTGGCCGAGCACCTCAAACTGGCCCACCGCCGACGGACCGCCGCCTGGACGCCCGCCCGGGTCCTGGCGCTGCTCCCCCGGCTCGCCGAACGGCTGCAGCAGCGCGCCGACCGCCTCTCCGGCGGCGAACAGCAGATGCTCGCCATCGCCCGCGCCCTGCTCACCGGCCCCCGGGTACTGCTGCTCGACGAACCCACCGAGGGGCTCGCCCCCACGATCGCGGCCGATGTCCTGGAGCTGGCAGCCCAGTTGGCCGCCGACGGGCTGGCGGTGCTACTGGCCGCACCACGCCCGGCGGAGGTGCTGGCCCTCGCCGACCAGGTCACCGTGCTGAGCGCGGGACGGGTCACCGTGGCACTGGACGGCGCAGCCGCGCGCACGGACCCGGGACGGGTGCTGGACGCGCTGAGCTGA
- a CDS encoding phytoene desaturase family protein, with amino-acid sequence MGEAFSGAAAIVVGSGPNGLAAAVALAQQGVAVTVLEGAETIGGGTRSSELTLPGLLHDHCSAIHPMAVSSPFLRTLGLERHGLEWRWAQVELAHPLPDGPAAVLYRSLDRTAQELGRDGAAWRRVFAPLVEGYDALVEDLFRPTLRLPSHAVELTRFAARAPWPAGWLARCWRTPAARALFAGTAAHALRPLGSLGSSAIGLMLVAAGHRHGWPVARGGSRSITDALAARLRELGGAVETGVDVSSLAELAPADVVLLDVAPRDAVSICGPRLPARVAHAYRRWQYGPAAFKLDLAVEGGIPWRDEACRRAGTVHLGGTIEEIAHAEREVAAGRMPTRPFVLVGQQYLADPGRSAGSSHPVWAYAHVPSGWPGDATGTVLDQLERFAQGTRERIRACRATGVAESAGRNPNYVAGDILTGANTARQLVLRPRLALDPYRTGIPGVFLCSAATPPGAGVHGMCGHGAARSALRHLGRL; translated from the coding sequence ATGGGCGAGGCGTTCTCCGGCGCTGCGGCGATCGTGGTCGGGTCCGGGCCCAACGGGCTGGCCGCGGCGGTCGCGCTGGCGCAGCAGGGGGTCGCGGTCACCGTGCTGGAAGGCGCGGAGACCATCGGCGGCGGGACCCGGAGCAGTGAGCTCACCCTGCCCGGGCTGCTGCACGACCACTGCTCCGCCATCCACCCGATGGCCGTGAGCTCACCGTTCCTGCGCACCCTAGGCCTCGAGCGCCACGGCCTGGAGTGGCGCTGGGCGCAGGTCGAACTCGCCCATCCGTTGCCCGACGGTCCGGCCGCCGTGCTGTACCGCTCGCTGGACCGGACCGCGCAGGAGCTCGGCAGGGACGGCGCGGCCTGGCGACGGGTCTTCGCGCCGCTGGTGGAGGGCTACGACGCCCTGGTCGAGGACCTGTTCCGGCCGACCCTGCGACTGCCCTCCCACGCTGTGGAGTTGACCAGATTCGCGGCCCGGGCGCCGTGGCCTGCCGGATGGCTCGCCCGGTGCTGGCGAACGCCGGCGGCCCGCGCCCTGTTCGCCGGGACCGCCGCCCACGCGCTGCGCCCGCTCGGCAGCTTGGGCAGTTCCGCGATCGGGCTGATGCTCGTCGCCGCCGGCCACCGGCACGGCTGGCCGGTCGCCCGGGGCGGCTCACGGAGCATCACCGACGCGCTGGCCGCCCGACTGCGCGAGCTCGGAGGTGCTGTCGAAACGGGGGTGGATGTCTCCTCACTCGCCGAACTGGCGCCAGCGGACGTGGTGTTGCTGGACGTCGCACCCCGCGACGCGGTGTCCATCTGCGGGCCGCGGCTGCCGGCGCGGGTAGCCCACGCCTACCGCCGCTGGCAGTACGGGCCCGCCGCGTTCAAGCTGGACCTAGCCGTCGAGGGCGGCATCCCGTGGCGGGACGAGGCCTGCCGCCGGGCCGGTACCGTGCACCTCGGCGGGACGATCGAGGAGATCGCCCACGCCGAGCGGGAGGTGGCGGCCGGTCGGATGCCGACGCGTCCGTTCGTCCTGGTCGGGCAGCAGTACCTCGCCGATCCGGGCCGCTCGGCCGGCAGCAGCCACCCGGTCTGGGCCTACGCCCACGTCCCCAGCGGCTGGCCGGGCGACGCCACCGGGACGGTCCTCGACCAGCTCGAACGGTTCGCCCAGGGCACCCGCGAGCGGATCCGCGCGTGCCGAGCGACGGGGGTCGCCGAGTCGGCCGGCCGGAACCCCAACTACGTGGCGGGCGACATCCTCACCGGTGCCAACACCGCCCGCCAGCTGGTGCTCCGCCCCCGCCTAGCCCTCGACCCCTACCGCACCGGGATCCCCGGCGTCTTCCTCTGCTCCGCGGCCACCCCGCCCGGAGCCGGCGTCCACGGCATGTGCGGCCACGGCGCGGCCCGCTCCGCGCTGCGCCACCTGGGACGGCTGTGA